In Vicinamibacteria bacterium, a single genomic region encodes these proteins:
- the acpS gene encoding holo-ACP synthase (Catalyzes the formation of holo-ACP, which mediates the essential transfer of acyl fatty acid intermediates during the biosynthesis of fatty acids and lipids), whose product MASALELIEIDEVARLLAAGAEGLFTEAERAYAGSKPDPARRLAARLAAKRAAARLLGVSVREVEVLRDHGRPPRLRLSALAQERLRELGAVRALVSLTHERRHAAAAVVLLGEEG is encoded by the coding sequence GTGGCCAGCGCGCTGGAGCTGATCGAGATCGACGAGGTGGCGCGCCTGCTCGCGGCGGGGGCAGAGGGCCTCTTCACAGAGGCGGAGCGGGCCTACGCGGGGTCCAAGCCCGACCCCGCGCGGCGACTGGCCGCGCGGCTGGCCGCCAAACGGGCGGCCGCCCGCCTCCTCGGAGTCTCTGTGCGCGAGGTTGAGGTGTTGCGGGACCACGGTCGCCCACCCCGACTGCGGCTTTCGGCCCTCGCGCAAGAGCGCCTTCGGGAACTGGGGGCGGTGCGCGCGCTCGTGAGCCTCACCCATGAGCGGCGGCACGCCGCGGCCGCCGTCGTGCTGCTGGGGGAGGAGGGTTGA